The Fuerstiella sp. genome includes a window with the following:
- a CDS encoding creatininase family protein codes for MPRFCTLLAVVSLAFIAPPDPMSPDPESPRLIDSVDTVFIEDLTWMEVRDAMRDGKDTVIVATGGVEQNGPYLVTGKHNVVLRGTTAAIARKLGDALVAPIVPFVPEGDIDPPTLHMKYPGTISLTEETYEALLTDICASLRAHGFRHIILIGDSGGNQDGMKHVAQQLNRSSQGGRLHYIPEYYDFAAVADWLEERGISQTPEGLHDDFGMTAMMMSVDPQSVRTKQRLAADRFHINGVDLAPAEQTMDWGRRLISFRAELTVQAIKKALAE; via the coding sequence ATGCCCCGCTTCTGCACTCTGCTCGCTGTCGTTTCACTTGCCTTCATCGCGCCTCCGGATCCGATGAGTCCCGATCCGGAATCACCACGACTGATCGATTCGGTTGATACTGTGTTCATCGAAGATTTGACATGGATGGAAGTCCGCGATGCAATGCGAGACGGTAAAGACACCGTGATTGTTGCCACGGGAGGCGTCGAGCAAAACGGTCCCTATCTGGTCACCGGCAAACATAACGTCGTGCTGCGAGGGACCACAGCCGCAATTGCCCGTAAACTCGGCGATGCACTGGTTGCTCCAATCGTGCCGTTTGTTCCTGAAGGTGACATCGATCCGCCAACTTTGCACATGAAGTATCCTGGCACGATCAGTCTGACCGAAGAGACATATGAAGCGTTGCTGACAGATATCTGTGCCTCGCTTCGTGCGCACGGATTCAGACATATCATTCTCATCGGTGACAGCGGCGGCAATCAGGATGGGATGAAGCACGTTGCCCAGCAGCTCAACAGAAGCTCTCAGGGCGGCAGGCTGCATTACATTCCGGAGTATTATGATTTTGCGGCGGTAGCAGACTGGCTGGAAGAACGGGGAATTTCACAAACGCCGGAGGGTCTGCATGACGATTTCGGCATGACAGCGATGATGATGAGTGTCGACCCGCAAAGTGTTCGTACCAAACAACGTCTAGCAGCGGACAGGTTTCATATTAACGGTGTGGATCTGGCTCCGGCGGAACAGACAATGGACTGGGGACGGCGTCTCATCAGTTTCCGTGCAGAGCTGACGGTCCAGGCGATAAAAAAGGCACTCGCCGAGTAG
- a CDS encoding PQQ-dependent sugar dehydrogenase, with protein sequence MNVSIRQVLLSICLLPAVSSAKAEVPVNTLTPAEQRSGWKLLFDGTTSAGWRNYRAGELSDGWVVADGVLERTAKGAGDIVTTEQYRFFELSLEYRVSKAGNSGIMFHVTEDFDRPWYSGPEVQIQDNVDGHDPQKSGWLYQLYKPEKPHWAKLLEEQAGIESTDVDDSTRPAGDWNHVYLRVSPSQCEVAMNGVSYFYFVKGSEDWDKRVAASKFAGFPQFGKAESGHICLQDHGDLVAFRNIKIRELDMDGKVADPVDGRLPIKGVVAFPKMKWEGFETVDENGLVHQLRPMVLTHAGDGTNRVFVATQRGAIYVFPNDSETRQARMFLDLREQVQDWEIDDEEGLLGLAFHPNYESNRQFYVYYSSATEPRVSIVSRFLASADNPGVADADSEQIVIKIPQPFSNHNGGAIAFGHDGYLYIGLGDGGGRNDPLQHGQNLKTWMGSILRIDVNATEHGKNYAVPADNPFLQREDALPEIFAYGFRNVWRLTVDRATGTLWAPDVGQDFWEEINIVKPGGNYGWSVREGSYPFNNNPPTTNDAPIGPVWEYDHQIGKSITGGFVYRGKQFPELQGCYLYADFVSGKIWALQYDESTGRVNGNMSIASTGIPVLSFGEDEDGEVYYNLQTVTGQGIYRFERSE encoded by the coding sequence ATGAATGTTTCGATTCGCCAGGTTCTGCTTTCCATCTGTCTGTTGCCCGCTGTGTCATCCGCGAAAGCTGAAGTGCCGGTTAACACACTGACACCTGCAGAGCAGCGCAGTGGATGGAAACTGCTGTTTGACGGAACAACATCAGCCGGCTGGCGGAACTACCGTGCCGGTGAACTGAGCGACGGCTGGGTGGTGGCGGACGGTGTTCTGGAACGTACAGCGAAAGGTGCGGGTGACATTGTCACCACCGAACAGTACCGATTCTTTGAACTGTCTCTCGAATATCGAGTTTCGAAGGCCGGCAACAGTGGGATTATGTTTCACGTGACCGAGGATTTCGACAGGCCCTGGTACAGTGGCCCGGAAGTGCAGATCCAGGATAATGTTGACGGACACGACCCCCAGAAATCCGGGTGGCTGTATCAGCTGTACAAGCCTGAAAAACCACACTGGGCGAAGCTGCTGGAAGAACAGGCAGGTATTGAAAGTACGGATGTCGACGATTCCACTCGACCTGCCGGAGACTGGAACCACGTTTATCTGCGCGTGTCACCCAGTCAATGTGAAGTGGCCATGAACGGAGTGAGCTACTTCTATTTTGTTAAGGGCAGTGAAGACTGGGACAAACGGGTTGCGGCCAGTAAATTCGCCGGATTCCCTCAGTTTGGGAAAGCCGAATCAGGACACATTTGCCTGCAGGACCATGGAGATCTGGTTGCATTTCGGAACATCAAAATTCGTGAGCTCGATATGGACGGGAAGGTTGCAGATCCCGTTGATGGCAGACTGCCGATTAAGGGCGTTGTTGCCTTTCCAAAGATGAAATGGGAGGGGTTTGAAACCGTCGATGAAAACGGGCTGGTTCATCAACTGCGTCCGATGGTGCTGACTCATGCGGGGGACGGGACGAACCGAGTGTTTGTCGCGACGCAGCGCGGAGCCATCTACGTTTTTCCAAACGATTCCGAGACCCGGCAGGCCAGGATGTTTCTGGATCTTCGTGAGCAGGTTCAGGACTGGGAAATCGATGATGAAGAAGGGCTGCTGGGACTCGCGTTCCATCCGAATTATGAATCGAATCGGCAATTCTACGTTTACTACAGTTCGGCCACTGAACCTCGTGTTTCTATTGTGTCGCGTTTTCTCGCCTCGGCTGACAACCCTGGGGTTGCAGATGCGGACAGTGAACAGATTGTCATAAAGATCCCTCAGCCGTTTTCCAATCACAACGGCGGAGCCATTGCCTTTGGTCATGACGGGTATTTGTACATTGGCCTTGGCGATGGAGGGGGACGTAATGATCCTCTGCAGCATGGTCAGAATCTAAAGACGTGGATGGGATCGATCCTGAGAATCGATGTGAATGCGACTGAACACGGGAAAAATTATGCGGTCCCCGCTGACAATCCGTTTCTGCAGCGAGAAGACGCTCTGCCCGAGATCTTTGCTTACGGCTTCCGTAACGTCTGGCGTCTGACAGTGGACCGGGCAACAGGCACTCTGTGGGCTCCGGATGTGGGGCAGGATTTTTGGGAAGAGATCAATATCGTAAAACCAGGCGGTAACTATGGCTGGAGTGTTCGTGAAGGCTCCTATCCGTTCAATAACAATCCTCCGACAACGAATGACGCTCCGATTGGCCCTGTCTGGGAATATGATCACCAGATTGGGAAATCGATTACCGGCGGTTTCGTCTACCGTGGCAAACAGTTCCCTGAACTGCAGGGATGTTATCTGTATGCCGACTTCGTCAGTGGAAAAATCTGGGCACTGCAGTACGACGAATCAACCGGTCGAGTGAACGGGAATATGAGCATCGCTTCGACCGGAATTCCGGTGCTGTCATTCGGCGAAGACGAGGACGGAGAAGTGTATTACAACCTTCAAACCGTGACCGGTCAGGGTATTTACCGATTCGAACGTTCTGAGTGA